From Leifsonia sp. fls2-241-R2A-40a, one genomic window encodes:
- a CDS encoding sigma-70 family RNA polymerase sigma factor, with the protein MDEAAIALVFREQFGRAVSVLYRVLGDLDRAEDAVQEAFAVAVARWPRDGVPPAPAGWIITTARRRAIDRMRRDAIGRDREREAALLAELTAGGEEDAGTDIPDDRLRLIFTCCHPALSPEARVALTLRLLGGLTTAEIARAFLVPEPTMAQRISRAKAKIRDARIPYRIPSAGDLPARLGSVLAVLYLVFSEGYAPSTGDRLVREELCDEAIRLARELRSLLPDEEEVLGLLALLLLVDARREARVDAVGAMVPLPEQDRSRWDAGRIDEGHELVRACLLRGRPGPYQLQAAIQAVHDDASTAEETDWAQIVALYDQLLRASPTPVVALNRAVAVAEVDGPDAGLAAVEPVRQSLGGFYLLHGVRAGLLLRSGRTAEAAAEYGEAASLCGGEQERAFLLRRRDALTG; encoded by the coding sequence ATGGACGAGGCCGCGATCGCGCTCGTGTTCCGCGAGCAGTTCGGCCGCGCCGTCTCCGTCCTGTACCGCGTGCTCGGTGACCTCGACCGCGCCGAGGACGCGGTGCAGGAGGCGTTCGCCGTCGCCGTAGCCCGCTGGCCTCGCGACGGCGTGCCGCCGGCGCCCGCCGGCTGGATCATCACCACCGCCCGCCGCCGCGCGATCGACCGGATGCGGCGGGACGCGATCGGCCGCGACAGGGAGCGCGAGGCTGCGCTGCTCGCGGAGCTCACCGCCGGCGGCGAGGAGGATGCGGGCACGGACATCCCGGACGACCGCCTCCGCCTGATCTTCACCTGCTGCCACCCGGCGTTGTCGCCCGAGGCGCGGGTCGCCCTGACGCTTCGTCTGCTCGGCGGCCTGACGACGGCGGAGATCGCTCGCGCCTTCCTGGTTCCCGAGCCGACCATGGCGCAGCGGATCTCGCGCGCGAAGGCGAAGATCCGCGATGCGCGCATCCCGTACCGAATCCCGTCGGCGGGCGACCTCCCGGCACGGCTCGGCTCGGTGCTCGCGGTGCTGTACCTCGTGTTCAGCGAGGGCTATGCACCGAGCACCGGCGATCGGCTGGTGCGCGAGGAGCTGTGCGACGAGGCGATCCGTCTGGCGCGCGAACTGCGCTCGCTGCTGCCGGACGAGGAGGAGGTGCTCGGTCTCCTCGCCCTGCTCCTGCTGGTGGATGCGCGCCGCGAGGCCCGCGTGGATGCGGTGGGAGCGATGGTCCCGCTCCCCGAGCAGGACCGCTCCCGGTGGGACGCCGGCCGGATCGACGAGGGCCACGAACTGGTGCGGGCGTGCCTGCTGCGCGGCCGGCCGGGACCGTACCAGCTGCAGGCGGCCATCCAGGCGGTGCACGACGACGCGTCCACCGCCGAGGAGACCGACTGGGCGCAGATCGTCGCGCTGTACGACCAGCTGCTGCGAGCCTCCCCGACCCCGGTCGTCGCCCTCAACCGCGCGGTCGCCGTCGCCGAAGTCGACGGACCGGACGCCGGACTCGCGGCCGTCGAACCGGTGCGGCAGTCGCTGGGCGGCTTCTACCTGCTCCACGGCGTACGGGCGGGGCTGCTGCTGCGATCCGGGCGCACGGCGGAGGCGGCCGCGGAGTACGGCGAGGCCGCGTCGCTGTGCGGCGGGGAGCAGGAGCGCGCGTTCCTGCTGCGACGACGGGATGCGCTGACCGGCTGA
- a CDS encoding NAD(P)-dependent oxidoreductase yields MDIAFLGLGRMGRELVTHLIDGGHRVTAWNRSPEPAEAVGRRGARIAPSPAEAVEGAEAVITVLFGPDAVRETVIDPSLAIPSGALWIDITTVAPSDADDFASWASSAGVRYVHSPVVGSLAPARAGSLAVLIGGEHDAARQARNIVSLWADPDKIRGFDSPAKAAAAKLVANLALAISMEALSESLRLGTAGGLSTEEALSVLPLTTIAGIAAMKGPVIASGDFDDTQFSASLLAKDLRLMLATADTPLPAAALVAAELQRAVDAGHGEQDFSVIARDR; encoded by the coding sequence ATGGATATCGCCTTCCTCGGCCTCGGACGCATGGGCCGCGAGCTCGTCACCCACCTCATCGACGGAGGGCACCGGGTCACCGCCTGGAACCGCTCTCCCGAACCCGCCGAGGCCGTGGGCCGGCGAGGCGCACGCATCGCGCCATCCCCTGCGGAAGCGGTGGAGGGTGCGGAGGCGGTCATCACGGTGCTGTTCGGTCCGGACGCCGTCCGCGAGACCGTGATCGACCCGTCCCTCGCCATTCCCTCCGGTGCGCTGTGGATCGACATCACCACCGTCGCGCCCTCCGACGCGGACGACTTCGCCTCCTGGGCGTCGTCGGCAGGCGTCCGGTACGTGCACTCGCCCGTGGTCGGATCCCTGGCGCCCGCTCGGGCCGGGAGCCTCGCGGTCCTCATCGGAGGCGAGCACGACGCGGCTCGCCAGGCCCGCAACATCGTGTCCCTGTGGGCCGACCCCGACAAGATCCGCGGCTTCGATTCCCCCGCCAAGGCGGCTGCCGCGAAGCTCGTCGCCAACCTCGCGCTGGCCATCTCGATGGAGGCGCTGAGCGAATCCCTCCGCCTGGGCACCGCCGGCGGCCTGTCCACCGAGGAAGCACTCTCCGTGCTGCCGCTCACCACCATCGCCGGCATCGCCGCGATGAAGGGACCCGTCATCGCCTCCGGCGACTTCGACGACACCCAGTTCTCGGCCTCCCTCCTCGCGAAGGATCTCCGCCTCATGCTGGCGACCGCCGACACCCCGCTCCCTGCCGCGGCCCTCGTCGCGGCGGAACTGCAGCGCGCGGTCGACGCGGGCCACGGCGAGCAGGACTTCTCG
- a CDS encoding sugar ABC transporter permease, protein MSTSVRGQTAARPAAGGPSAAGQGRKHKAPLIQRILGANPLGWLFSAPYLVFVIAIFAFPLAFSVYMSFFDYFFAAPGANVDRPFVGLDNYVQAFTDPAVLQSFVNVGIFLIINVPLTVILSLLLASGLNSIVRFRTFLRVSYYVPYVTASVATIAVWLFLFGQNGLVNQILGSLAPSPSWLSSPTLAMPSIAIYVTWKGLGFYILLYLAALQNVPTELYESAATDGAGKVRQFFSVTVPGVRPATVLVLLLATITGANLFTEPYLLTGGGGPDGRSASPVLLIYQQGIQQGHPGYAAAIGVVLVIGVLIIGWLQNRFVGGRDQS, encoded by the coding sequence ATGAGCACCTCCGTTCGCGGCCAGACGGCTGCACGACCGGCGGCGGGTGGACCATCCGCCGCCGGTCAGGGGCGCAAGCACAAGGCGCCGCTCATCCAGCGCATCCTGGGCGCCAACCCGCTGGGCTGGCTGTTCAGCGCACCGTACCTGGTGTTCGTGATCGCGATCTTCGCGTTCCCGCTGGCCTTCTCGGTCTACATGTCGTTCTTCGACTACTTCTTCGCCGCCCCCGGTGCGAATGTGGACCGGCCGTTCGTCGGCCTCGACAACTACGTCCAGGCGTTCACCGACCCGGCGGTGCTGCAGTCGTTCGTCAACGTCGGCATCTTCCTGATCATCAACGTCCCGCTGACCGTCATCCTGTCGCTGCTGCTGGCGTCGGGGCTGAACAGCATCGTCCGGTTCCGCACGTTCCTGCGCGTCAGCTACTACGTGCCCTACGTGACCGCGAGTGTGGCGACGATCGCCGTGTGGCTGTTCCTCTTCGGGCAGAACGGACTCGTCAACCAGATCCTCGGATCGCTGGCGCCGAGCCCGAGCTGGCTGTCCAGTCCGACTCTGGCCATGCCGTCCATCGCGATCTACGTGACGTGGAAGGGGCTGGGGTTCTACATCCTGCTCTACCTCGCTGCGCTGCAGAACGTGCCGACCGAGCTGTACGAGTCGGCGGCCACGGACGGCGCGGGCAAGGTTCGGCAGTTCTTCTCGGTGACCGTGCCGGGGGTCCGGCCCGCCACCGTCCTGGTCCTGCTGCTCGCCACGATCACGGGAGCGAACCTCTTCACCGAGCCGTACCTCCTCACCGGGGGCGGCGGACCGGACGGACGCTCGGCGTCGCCGGTGCTGCTGATCTATCAACAGGGCATCCAGCAGGGGCACCCCGGGTACGCGGCCGCGATCGGCGTCGTGCTCGTGATCGGCGTGCTCATCATCGGCTGGTTGCAGAACCGCTTCGTCGGAGGGAGGGACCAGTCATGA
- a CDS encoding glycoside hydrolase family 15 protein, producing MSLPIEDYALISDCFTGALVGKDGSIDWLCLPRYDSRSTFGALLGTEDHGRWLLAPSDASATSSRRYEQDTMILVTRWRTDEGEVEVVDAMPMDDHRADIVRRVRGVSGTVRMRQDLRIRFGYADAMPWVRQEKTKHPHTLIAVAGPDAIVVRGAQLHPANHSHQGEFTVRAGETVDITMTWFPSHRDAPAALDVETALQHTREWWTDWARGCAHQGPYHDEVVRSLIILRALSHLETGGIVAAATTSLPEAFGGERNWDYRYVWLRDASLTIGVLLSHGYNDYVDHWRDWLLRAIAGDPGDVQIMYGLAGERDLSERIIDSLPGYQGAHPVRVGNDASHQFQADVIGEVMLGLDHGRRAGNAETRFSWALQRALMGYLEAHWREPDHGIWEIRDQPQQFTHSRALVWAAFDCAIRGVEEFGLDGPVERWKREREAIRADIEANGWDAHRGTYVQHYGTTEVDASLLQLSQVGYVDADDPRMLGTVRALEEDLLRDGLLLRYRTESGVDGLPPGEHPFLACSFWLVEQYATSGRHDDAVRLMDRLVGLANDVGMLSEEYDVEARSHAGNTPQALTHLALVRAADAIAGAQL from the coding sequence ATGTCGCTCCCCATCGAGGATTACGCCCTGATCAGTGACTGCTTCACCGGGGCCCTCGTCGGGAAGGACGGAAGCATCGACTGGCTGTGCCTTCCGCGCTACGACTCGCGCTCCACCTTCGGCGCGCTCCTCGGCACCGAGGACCACGGGCGCTGGCTGCTCGCCCCGAGCGACGCGTCGGCGACCAGCAGCCGCCGGTACGAGCAGGACACGATGATCCTCGTGACCAGGTGGCGCACCGACGAGGGCGAGGTCGAAGTCGTCGACGCCATGCCGATGGACGACCACCGCGCGGACATCGTCCGCCGCGTGCGCGGAGTCAGCGGCACGGTGCGGATGCGCCAGGATCTGCGCATCCGCTTCGGCTACGCGGACGCCATGCCCTGGGTGCGCCAGGAGAAGACCAAGCACCCCCACACGCTGATCGCGGTGGCCGGGCCCGACGCGATCGTCGTGCGGGGCGCCCAGCTCCACCCGGCCAATCACTCGCACCAGGGCGAGTTCACGGTGCGGGCCGGCGAGACGGTCGACATCACCATGACCTGGTTCCCGTCGCACCGGGATGCCCCGGCCGCACTCGATGTCGAGACCGCGCTGCAGCACACGCGCGAGTGGTGGACGGACTGGGCCAGGGGATGCGCCCACCAGGGGCCCTACCACGACGAAGTCGTCCGCTCGTTGATCATCCTGCGCGCCCTCTCGCACCTGGAGACCGGCGGCATCGTGGCCGCGGCCACCACCTCCCTTCCGGAGGCGTTCGGCGGCGAGCGCAACTGGGACTACCGCTACGTGTGGCTGCGGGACGCATCCCTCACCATCGGAGTGCTCCTCTCCCACGGCTACAACGACTACGTCGACCACTGGCGCGACTGGCTGCTGCGCGCGATCGCGGGCGACCCGGGCGATGTGCAGATCATGTACGGCCTCGCCGGTGAGCGCGACCTGAGCGAGCGGATCATCGACAGCCTCCCCGGCTACCAGGGGGCGCATCCGGTCCGGGTGGGCAACGACGCCTCGCACCAGTTCCAGGCCGACGTCATCGGCGAGGTCATGCTGGGACTCGACCACGGCCGTCGCGCCGGCAACGCCGAGACGCGGTTCTCCTGGGCGCTGCAGCGGGCGCTCATGGGCTACCTGGAGGCGCACTGGCGCGAGCCGGACCACGGCATCTGGGAGATCCGCGACCAACCGCAGCAGTTCACGCACTCCCGCGCCCTGGTGTGGGCGGCCTTCGACTGCGCCATCCGCGGCGTCGAAGAGTTCGGCCTCGACGGACCGGTCGAGCGCTGGAAGCGCGAGCGCGAAGCGATCCGCGCCGACATCGAGGCGAACGGGTGGGATGCGCACCGCGGCACGTACGTGCAGCACTACGGCACCACCGAGGTGGATGCGTCACTCCTGCAGCTCTCCCAGGTCGGCTACGTCGACGCCGACGACCCACGGATGCTGGGGACCGTCCGCGCGCTCGAGGAGGACCTCCTGCGCGACGGCCTGCTGCTCCGCTACCGCACCGAGAGCGGGGTGGACGGCCTGCCGCCGGGCGAGCATCCCTTCCTCGCCTGCTCGTTCTGGCTGGTGGAGCAGTACGCCACCTCGGGTCGTCACGACGATGCCGTGCGGCTGATGGACCGGCTGGTCGGGCTGGCGAACGACGTCGGTATGCTCTCCGAGGAATATGACGTCGAGGCCCGCTCCCATGCGGGCAACACCCCGCAGGCGCTCACGCATCTCGCGCTGGTCCGCGCGGCCGACGCGATCGCCGGGGCGCAGCTGTGA
- a CDS encoding glycosidase, with the protein MSAFPYRLSRADVVMTPVAGDPLEAEGVLNPASGRGPDGELYLLPRLVAEGNVSRVGLARVVVEDGTPVGVEREGVVLEPDRPFERGRSNAGVEDPRVTFIPSLGLHVMTYVAYGPLGPRTAVAVSEDLRAWRRLGPVSFEYDDTLGIDLALFINKDTVFFPEPVTAPDGTPSLAVLHRPVWDLGDIRPGEGEHPPAGETRPSIWIAFIPLEAVQRDLGELARWRQNRFLAGPEFPFEELKIGAGPAPIRVPEGWLLLHHGVTGRLESGVAQQKNVNYAAGAMILDADEPWRVIDRTSEPLLSAETEDERSGIVPNVVFPTAIEEVDGRTWVFYGMADSKIGVALLEHDVSK; encoded by the coding sequence GTGAGCGCGTTTCCGTATCGACTGTCTCGCGCCGACGTCGTGATGACGCCGGTCGCGGGCGACCCGCTTGAGGCGGAGGGGGTGCTCAACCCGGCGTCGGGCCGGGGCCCGGACGGCGAGCTGTATCTGCTCCCCAGGCTCGTGGCCGAGGGCAACGTGTCGCGCGTCGGCCTCGCCCGCGTTGTCGTGGAGGACGGGACCCCGGTCGGGGTCGAGCGGGAGGGCGTGGTCCTCGAACCCGACCGGCCGTTCGAACGCGGCCGGTCGAATGCGGGCGTCGAGGATCCGCGGGTCACGTTCATCCCGTCGCTCGGCCTCCACGTCATGACCTACGTCGCGTACGGCCCGCTCGGCCCGCGCACCGCCGTCGCGGTGTCGGAGGACCTGCGCGCCTGGCGGCGGCTCGGCCCGGTGTCGTTCGAGTACGACGACACTCTCGGGATCGACCTGGCCCTGTTCATCAACAAGGACACCGTGTTCTTCCCCGAGCCGGTCACGGCTCCCGACGGCACTCCCAGCCTCGCGGTGCTGCACCGGCCGGTCTGGGATCTGGGCGACATCCGGCCCGGCGAGGGCGAGCATCCACCCGCCGGCGAGACCCGTCCCAGCATCTGGATCGCCTTCATCCCGCTCGAGGCGGTGCAGCGCGACCTCGGGGAGCTGGCACGCTGGCGCCAGAACCGCTTCCTCGCCGGACCGGAGTTCCCGTTCGAGGAGCTCAAGATCGGTGCAGGACCCGCGCCGATCCGCGTCCCCGAGGGCTGGCTGCTGCTTCACCACGGCGTGACCGGCCGGCTGGAGTCGGGCGTCGCCCAGCAGAAGAACGTCAACTACGCGGCCGGCGCCATGATCCTCGACGCCGACGAACCCTGGCGCGTCATCGACCGAACGAGCGAGCCGCTGCTGTCGGCGGAGACAGAGGACGAGCGCAGCGGGATCGTGCCGAACGTCGTCTTCCCGACTGCCATCGAAGAGGTCGACGGTCGCACCTGGGTCTTCTACGGGATGGCGGATTCGAAGATCGGGGTGGCGCTGCTGGAGCACGACGTGTCGAAATAG
- the clpS gene encoding ATP-dependent Clp protease adapter ClpS: MAEETSTEDLLQLGSPWVTIVWNDPVNLMSYVTYVFQTYFGFPRPEAERRMMLVHTEGRAVVATGTREEMERHVEAMHEYGLWATLTKADA; the protein is encoded by the coding sequence ATCGCGGAGGAGACGAGCACCGAGGACCTCCTCCAGCTCGGCTCCCCGTGGGTCACGATCGTGTGGAACGACCCCGTCAACCTGATGAGCTACGTCACCTACGTGTTCCAGACGTACTTCGGGTTCCCCCGGCCCGAGGCCGAGCGCCGGATGATGCTCGTCCACACGGAGGGCCGGGCCGTGGTGGCGACGGGGACGCGGGAGGAGATGGAACGCCACGTGGAGGCGATGCACGAGTACGGGCTGTGGGCGACCCTGACCAAGGCGGACGCGTGA
- a CDS encoding sugar ABC transporter substrate-binding protein, which translates to MRQRRIAVSLVTAGLIAGTLAACGSSGGGSSDAMKAHGPITIWYSNNTQEVQWGKSMVSAWNSAHPKEQIKAQEVPAGKSTEEVIGAAITAGTTPCLVFNNLPAATGQWQKQGGLVDLSKFSDGAKYIEARSGDAAKQYKSADGDYYQMPWKQNPVMIFYNKAIFQKAGLDPEKPDLSTYDKFLAAAQKIKSSGAAPYAVYPAPTSEFFQVNFDYLPLLAAQTGGKTFIEDGKATITGQDSLDVANFWKTIYSDGLAGKEQYQGDAFQDGKAAMAIVGPWAIAYYGDKVQWGSVPVPTKDGKSADETYTFPDAKNIGMYTSCKNQGTAWDVLKFATSKEQDGKLLDVSGQMPIRSDLATTYASYFSSHPAYKEFGAQSARTVDDPTGTNTIAQMQALRDAYTKAVVNGSGSVEDAFKTAAQKIDKLQAQK; encoded by the coding sequence ATGCGACAGCGCAGAATCGCCGTCTCCCTCGTTACCGCCGGCCTGATCGCCGGCACCCTCGCCGCCTGCGGCTCGAGCGGAGGCGGGTCCAGCGACGCCATGAAGGCGCACGGACCGATCACCATCTGGTACTCCAACAACACCCAGGAGGTGCAATGGGGGAAGTCGATGGTCTCGGCCTGGAACTCGGCGCACCCGAAGGAGCAGATCAAGGCTCAGGAGGTGCCGGCCGGTAAAAGCACCGAAGAGGTGATCGGCGCCGCCATCACCGCCGGCACGACGCCGTGCCTGGTCTTCAACAACCTCCCCGCAGCCACCGGCCAGTGGCAGAAGCAGGGCGGCCTCGTCGACCTGTCCAAGTTCTCGGACGGCGCCAAGTACATCGAGGCGCGCAGCGGCGACGCGGCGAAGCAGTACAAGTCGGCCGACGGCGACTACTACCAGATGCCGTGGAAGCAGAACCCGGTGATGATCTTCTACAACAAGGCCATCTTCCAGAAGGCCGGACTCGACCCGGAGAAGCCGGACCTGTCGACCTACGACAAGTTCCTGGCCGCCGCCCAGAAGATCAAGTCCTCGGGCGCTGCGCCGTACGCCGTCTACCCGGCGCCGACCAGCGAGTTCTTCCAGGTGAACTTCGACTACCTGCCGCTCCTCGCCGCTCAGACCGGCGGCAAGACGTTCATCGAGGACGGCAAGGCCACCATCACCGGTCAGGACTCGCTCGACGTCGCCAACTTCTGGAAGACGATCTACAGCGACGGCCTGGCGGGCAAGGAGCAGTACCAGGGCGACGCGTTCCAGGACGGCAAGGCCGCGATGGCGATCGTCGGACCGTGGGCCATCGCCTATTACGGCGACAAGGTCCAGTGGGGCTCCGTCCCCGTCCCGACCAAGGACGGCAAGTCGGCCGATGAGACCTACACCTTCCCGGACGCCAAGAACATCGGGATGTACACCTCGTGCAAGAACCAGGGCACGGCGTGGGATGTGCTCAAGTTCGCGACCAGCAAGGAGCAGGACGGCAAGCTGCTCGACGTCAGCGGCCAGATGCCCATCCGTTCCGACCTGGCGACCACCTACGCCTCGTACTTCTCGTCGCACCCCGCGTACAAGGAGTTCGGCGCGCAGAGCGCCCGCACGGTCGACGACCCGACCGGCACCAACACGATCGCGCAGATGCAGGCTCTCCGTGACGCCTACACCAAGGCGGTCGTGAACGGCAGCGGCTCGGTGGAGGACGCCTTCAAGACGGCCGCCCAGAAGATCGACAAGCTGCAGGCCCAGAAGTAA
- a CDS encoding YciI family protein: protein MTQYLLSVYEPDGPIPEPEVLSRIMRDVDAVNADMRSAGVWVFSDGLLPPSSATMLRPRDGEVLVTDGPFAEGKEHLGGLTIVYVPDLDAALEWGRRVALATTLPIEVRPFRD, encoded by the coding sequence ATGACCCAGTACCTGCTCAGCGTCTACGAGCCCGACGGCCCCATCCCGGAGCCGGAGGTGCTGTCCCGGATCATGCGCGACGTGGACGCGGTGAACGCCGACATGCGCTCCGCCGGAGTGTGGGTGTTCTCGGACGGGCTGCTGCCGCCGTCGTCCGCGACGATGCTGCGGCCGCGCGACGGGGAAGTGCTCGTCACCGACGGTCCGTTCGCCGAGGGCAAGGAGCACCTGGGCGGCTTGACCATCGTCTACGTGCCCGACCTGGATGCGGCGCTCGAGTGGGGCCGCCGGGTGGCGCTCGCCACGACGCTGCCCATCGAGGTGCGGCCCTTCCGGGACTGA
- a CDS encoding LacI family DNA-binding transcriptional regulator, translating into MSPANVTINDVARAAGVSKSLVSLTLNSRPGVATETRERILQTARDLGWTPHPGARGLTTRRAYALGLVLRREPRTIEVDPFFAAFIAGVETVLSERGHVLVLTVVPDREAEERAYERLVADKRVDGFLLTDLRSADERIPLIARLASYAVSLGAPPGGSPFPVITRDYDAGIDELVAHLVGLGHRRIAHVSGDERMLHGLRRRERFESAARAAGISPVILTTDFSPEQGAEATKALLDREDHPTAIVYGNDPMAIAGMGVAHERGLDLPAELSVTGLDGSHIGSFIYPSLTTLDNDPAGWGTAAATALLRLADHGEADDVALPPARLVVRASTAPPANS; encoded by the coding sequence ATGAGTCCGGCCAACGTCACGATCAACGACGTCGCCCGCGCCGCGGGCGTCAGCAAGTCGCTCGTGTCGCTGACCCTCAACTCGCGTCCGGGGGTGGCGACGGAGACGCGGGAACGCATCCTGCAGACGGCGCGCGACCTCGGCTGGACCCCGCATCCCGGCGCCCGGGGACTGACCACCCGGCGCGCGTACGCCCTCGGGCTCGTGCTCCGGCGCGAACCCCGGACGATCGAGGTGGACCCGTTCTTCGCCGCATTCATCGCCGGTGTCGAGACGGTGCTGTCGGAACGCGGTCACGTGCTGGTCCTCACCGTCGTGCCCGACCGTGAGGCGGAGGAGCGCGCCTACGAGCGGCTCGTCGCCGACAAGCGGGTCGACGGCTTCCTGCTCACCGACCTCCGCTCGGCGGATGAGCGCATCCCGCTCATCGCCCGGCTCGCCTCGTACGCCGTCTCGCTCGGCGCTCCCCCGGGCGGCAGCCCGTTCCCGGTCATCACCCGCGACTACGACGCGGGCATCGACGAGCTCGTCGCCCACCTCGTTGGGCTGGGCCACCGGCGCATCGCCCACGTCTCCGGCGACGAGCGGATGCTGCACGGGCTCCGCCGGCGCGAGCGCTTCGAGAGCGCGGCCCGTGCCGCCGGGATCTCGCCCGTCATCCTCACCACCGACTTCTCCCCCGAGCAGGGCGCCGAGGCAACCAAGGCCCTGCTCGATCGGGAGGACCACCCGACCGCGATCGTCTACGGGAACGACCCCATGGCGATCGCCGGTATGGGCGTCGCCCACGAGCGGGGACTCGACCTTCCGGCCGAGCTCTCGGTCACCGGACTGGACGGCTCGCACATCGGGTCGTTCATCTACCCCTCCCTCACCACCCTCGACAACGACCCGGCCGGCTGGGGCACCGCCGCCGCCACCGCGCTGCTGCGGCTGGCGGACCACGGCGAAGCGGACGACGTCGCACTCCCCCCGGCACGGCTGGTGGTGCGCGCCTCCACGGCGCCGCCGGCCAACAGCTGA
- a CDS encoding DUF2017 domain-containing protein yields MIPFRRRRDGTVAATFSRDEARLLLSLAEEAVELARAAAAPENHVTDPALGRLLPDAYPDDPEASAEFRRFTAAGLADRKELNARALIDSLSQPSTGSVKVVLDQAQATAWLRTITDLRLVLAARLGIREDGDEGDVHDDESAMQRAVYDWLAGVQELLVLAVRPRR; encoded by the coding sequence GTGATCCCGTTCCGCCGCCGCCGGGACGGCACGGTCGCGGCGACGTTCTCGCGCGACGAGGCCCGGCTGCTGCTCTCGCTCGCCGAGGAGGCGGTCGAGCTGGCACGCGCGGCGGCCGCACCGGAGAACCACGTCACCGACCCGGCGCTCGGCAGGCTCCTCCCGGACGCCTACCCGGACGACCCGGAGGCATCCGCCGAGTTCCGGCGGTTCACCGCGGCGGGACTGGCCGACCGCAAGGAGCTCAACGCCCGCGCGCTGATCGACAGTCTCTCGCAGCCGTCGACCGGCTCGGTCAAGGTCGTGCTCGACCAGGCCCAGGCGACCGCGTGGCTGCGGACGATCACCGACCTGCGCCTCGTGCTCGCCGCCCGCCTCGGCATCCGTGAGGACGGCGACGAGGGGGACGTGCACGACGACGAGTCGGCGATGCAGCGGGCGGTCTACGACTGGCTGGCCGGCGTGCAGGAATTGCTGGTGCTGGCCGTCCGTCCGCGCCGGTAG
- a CDS encoding carbohydrate ABC transporter permease produces MTTETTPRPAPKVRTRRRKDLGTPRRLSRGQAILQGIVLALGAIAFLFPFYYMLVGSLQTAPDTSIAGAFPNPGNLTLQNYAEINSRINLVTGLVNSGIFTGGVLLGTTVFGVLAGYSLAVLQWRGRGVTFALALLVQTIPFQLLMIPLYVLIARNYGLADNYLGMILPFAINSAAVLIFRQYFLQLPRELFDAARIDGAGEFRLLWRVALPLVRPALVTVLLLTFIGPWNEFLWPFLITKEASLQPLAVSLANYISTVAGSTANPYGAILSGAVVLAAPVVVLFIVFQRYFTSTDLGSSVKG; encoded by the coding sequence ATGACCACGGAGACGACACCGCGGCCGGCGCCCAAGGTGCGGACGCGCCGCCGGAAGGATCTCGGAACGCCGAGGCGCCTCAGCCGGGGCCAGGCCATCCTGCAGGGGATCGTGCTGGCCCTCGGGGCGATCGCGTTCCTGTTCCCCTTCTATTACATGCTGGTCGGGTCGTTGCAGACCGCGCCGGATACCTCCATCGCGGGCGCCTTTCCGAATCCCGGGAACCTGACCCTGCAGAACTATGCGGAGATCAACTCCCGCATCAACCTGGTGACCGGCCTGGTGAACTCCGGCATCTTCACCGGCGGCGTCCTCCTCGGGACGACCGTGTTCGGAGTGCTCGCGGGGTACTCGCTCGCGGTGCTGCAGTGGCGCGGACGCGGCGTGACGTTCGCGCTGGCGCTGCTGGTGCAGACCATCCCGTTCCAGCTGCTGATGATCCCGCTGTATGTGCTCATCGCACGTAACTACGGGCTCGCCGACAACTACCTCGGGATGATCCTGCCGTTCGCGATCAACTCGGCTGCGGTGCTCATCTTCCGGCAGTACTTCCTGCAGCTGCCGCGTGAGCTGTTCGACGCGGCCCGCATCGACGGCGCCGGCGAGTTCCGTCTGCTGTGGCGGGTCGCGCTGCCGTTGGTCCGGCCCGCGCTGGTGACCGTGCTGCTGCTGACGTTCATCGGGCCGTGGAACGAGTTCCTCTGGCCGTTCCTGATCACCAAGGAGGCGAGCCTGCAGCCGCTGGCCGTCTCGCTGGCGAACTACATCTCGACGGTCGCGGGTTCCACCGCCAACCCGTACGGCGCCATCCTCTCCGGCGCCGTCGTGCTGGCCGCTCCCGTCGTGGTGCTGTTCATCGTGTTCCAGCGCTACTTCACCTCGACCGACCTGGGCTCGTCCGTCAAGGGATGA